agaagacgaaaagccGGCATCTACGTCACTCCCGGTTTGTTGGGCGTAATTCTCGGGGGTAGGTAGTAGTGTCTCCCACGCCACGTGATTCGCGAAAACAAGGAAGCGGAGGAAGCAACGGCCGAATAATGTACGGACTGTGCGGGGCATCAAGCGCAATGCCAAATGTATCAGCATTCTCTAACGGCATGGAATGTACGATACCGTCCTATACTATAGCTGATCGACGACACGGGCCGGCAAGTCtcaagaagagaagaaaagcaatGAAACACGGCTCCACCAACTTGGAATTGCTAGCTTCTAAATCAAACGCTGAAGAATTGAACGTAGCAATCAGTTCAGATACTACATCAAGTCTCGGGCACGCATGATTTTCAGTCAGCAGCACCATTGATCCCAGACGTTCAGTCCAAAGCTCAATGTCTGGAATTTTtctgtactgtacgtcttAAGTTCACACCAACTTGACAAAAGGAAAAGCGCTGCGCTAAGACAGTGTGACGAAAGCAGTATATGTTATCTTTCTGGTACTGTAGCAACGAAATGGCTACAGACGACAACAAATCTGTTCCGCAGAATTCCTTAGACAGTGAGTCAATTTATATGCAATCAATTCAGCAGTAGATCAAGTCTCAGACACGCACTCAATGTTTAGAAATACGTAATTTCGTCATCTGCAGTGTGGCCCGTCTGAATGTCAGTCAGTTCAACCTTTTGCTCTGGGGTTGGCAAAGACTGAAAAACGCGGATATGCACGTACTGGCCATCTCCAACATCAACCTGTAGAAAGCGAAAGTGAAAGTGCTCCTATCTGCGACATTAGGGACGACGGTGTTCTCTACCTTGATAAAGTAGTTTGTTCCCGCCACAACTTGGCTGCGATACTTGGTCGCAACGAACTTGCTGAAACACTGGCCAGCTTTCGCTTCCGCTGCCCCTTTCACCTAGAAGTCGCGCGAGGAAGAAAGCGTTTCACATCGAGAAAGTGCTATTGACGTCTACCTCTTCGGCGATGGCTTTGATTTCTGCAGTAGCATCGCTTGTTTCTGACAAACCACCTGAGCGACTCATTGCGGATTGCGGATGTGGTTTTTTTCGTGCGTGTCCCGTAGGCCTAGACTAGTGCGCTACAAAACGGTCTCTCTCTTCAACTCGTTTCAATGCCGTATCTAAGGTGACTCGCTTGTATTCTTTCCAATTGGCTTGATCTTGCAACTTCTTTTGCAGAGTAGCATCGGTTGGGTAGAGTTTTGCCTGGGAAAATCATGAAAATGT
The Oscarella lobularis chromosome 3, ooOscLobu1.1, whole genome shotgun sequence DNA segment above includes these coding regions:
- the LOC136184467 gene encoding stefin-C-like, giving the protein MSRSGGLSETSDATAEIKAIAEEVKGAAEAKAGQCFSKFVATKYRSQVVAGTNYFIKVDVGDGQYVHIRVFQSLPTPEQKVELTDIQTGHTADDEITYF